A window of the Ipomoea triloba cultivar NCNSP0323 chromosome 14, ASM357664v1 genome harbors these coding sequences:
- the LOC116003626 gene encoding uncharacterized protein LOC116003626, with amino-acid sequence MLRSVLRAVASSAAAAKPQATVSDILIPVSAAVSQQLSSSRNFSTKGTKQSSPKGKKSASKTDEAPIGSLDAEAINYLTDGARLRALAEDENNKSLDIGPNGQPLFTAAGSLSQLSRKDACTYMKFSMEKLKAVLPEGLTMGMLKEFEDSQRTALLVRHSFLDLRDNFRRIVDPTILINAKGSKPRKQIVLDGPVSCGKSIALAMLVHWAREEGWLVFYVPRGREWTHGGLFYKNLTTGLWDTPVQAANILKDFIKYNEQHLRKLPCKIFDPISLGEGAGVGHPKGDQTMAIPEGLTLFDLVESGISNTHASVGVVVRLRQELSLVKDMPVLIAIDQYNNWFTFSEFEEPVTVRSCKPIHARELTIVNAFRSMLHNDMMVGAFSHSTAVGKLRQDLPNVPTDARLNFPRYTLDEAAAVCHYYLRQRLIRRESFSEENWKKIYYLSNGNGAELRWLVPFMR; translated from the exons ATGCTGCGGTCAGTTCTCCGAGCAGTCGCCTcatcggcggcggcggcgaaaCCACAAGCCACCGTCTCCGACATCCTGATCCCCGTCTCAGCCGCCGTATCTCAACAACTATCCTCGTCTAGAAATTTCTCGACCAAAGGCACAAAGCAAAGCTCACCGAAGGGGAAGAAATCGGCGTCCAAGACAGATGAAGCACCCATTGGATCCTTGGACGCTGAAGCCATCAATTACCTCACTGATGGAGCTCGCCTGCGCGCCCTAGCCGAAGACGAAAACAACAAATCTCTCGATATTGGTCCGAATGGCCAGCCACTCTTCACTGCCGCCGGTTCTCTCTCCCAGCTCAGCAGAAAAGATGCGTGCACTTACATGAAATTTAG TATGGAGAAATTGAAAGCGGTGTTGCCTGAGGGATTGACCATGGGAATGCTGAAAGAATTCGAGGACTCACAGCGAACTGCATTACTCGTCCGGCACAGTTTTCTGGACCTCCGAGATAATTTCCGGCGGATTGTTGATCCTACTATACTGATTAATGCCAAAG GTTCCAAACCTCGGAAACAGATTGTATTAGATGGTCCTGTCAGCTGTGGAAAGAGTATTGCACTTGCGATGCTTGTTCACTGGGCACGCGAAGAAGGCTGGTTGGTTTTCTATGTTCCAAGAGGCCGAGAATGGACTCATGGAGGACTTTTCTATAAAAATCTTACTACTGGTTTATGGGATACTCCCGTGCAAGCAGCAAATATTCTCAAG GATTTTATAAAGTATAATGAACAACATTTGCGAAAGTTGCCCTGCAAAATATTTGATCCTATTTCCTTGGGAGAGGGTGCAGGTGTTGGACACCCAAAAGGTGATCAGACTATGGCAATACCTGAGGGTCTCACTCTATTTGATCTTGTTGAAAGTGGTATTAGCAACACACACGCATCTGTTGGAGTGGTTGTTCGTTTGAGGCAAGAATTGTCTCTTGTGAAAGATATGCCTGTTCTTATTGCAATTGACCAA TATAACAATTGGTTTACATTCAGCGAGTTCGAGGAACCAGTAACAGTACGGTCTTGCAAACCCATCCATGCTAGGGAACTTACAATT GTCAATGCATTTAGGTCCATGCTTCACAATGACATGATGGTCGGTGCTTTCTCTCATTCAACTGCAGTGGGGAAACTGCGTCAAGACTTACCAAATGTTCCCACTGATGCCCGATTAAATTTCCCTCGATATACTTTGGACGAAGCTGCTGCTGTTTGTCATTACTATCTCAG GCAAAGGCTTATACGTCGAGAGTCGTTCTCAGAAGAAAACTGGAAGAAGATCTACTACCTGTCCAATGGAAATGGAGCAGAGCTGAGATGGCTGGTACCCTTCATGAGATGA